A DNA window from Labrys wisconsinensis contains the following coding sequences:
- a CDS encoding N,N-dimethylformamidase beta subunit family domain-containing protein — translation MLKITGYPDRYSAAPGETVAFKISLEEGAAFEARLVEVVHGDCNPEGPGLKVRHVPSNADGRHPGRPQRIDAGSHMVVDAMPALAAGAFTVFAMVWPTLPQRPDQTLLAQWDPAARRGLIVAVTDGGRLALTVGDGSGAVQTVTVDAPMLVRQWYAFAIAFDPATRRVRLDQRPLQPYAQVQHHGRFEGVLDLAPAPVGTPLLLAGCPEADGSVGGHFDGKIDGPMILAGVHAPERHDALLRPRPPAELAEAIIARWDFSREIGTTTAVDIGPSRRHGRLEHLPTRAMKGWNWTGEEHDWRRKPEHYGAIHFHHDDVYDAGWETSVSLTVPEGLKSGAYALHVRCGESDETATREDYLAFFVRPPRERGTARPKVAFLAPTASYIAYANHGEHITARGAELQMNRLLPFGHADLYLYEHPELGGSLYDCHADGSGVAYSSRLRPVLNFSARYHSWLGGHGSALYQYNADTHLFDWLDHQGVDYDVITDEDLHQEGYELIRDYRVILTGTHPEYHSTPMWDAMKAWIDRGGRLMYMGGNGWYWRIAFHDTLPGVIELRRAEDGIRTWIAEPGEYFQGFNGEYGGLWRRIGRAPNVICGVGFIAQGFDVSSFYRRAPDADNPRAAFIFEGVPDEIIGDFGLIGGGAAGIELDCITTALGSPPNMLRLASSDEHSPMMMLVNEEFGVVPPNLGGDVNARVKADMAFGETPSGGALFCTSSIAWCGSLSHNGYENNVSKITVNVLRRFLDPTPFAVG, via the coding sequence ATGTTGAAGATCACCGGCTATCCCGACCGCTATTCCGCCGCGCCCGGCGAGACCGTCGCCTTCAAGATCTCGCTGGAGGAGGGGGCCGCATTCGAGGCCCGCCTGGTCGAGGTCGTGCACGGCGACTGCAACCCGGAGGGGCCGGGCCTGAAGGTCCGGCATGTGCCCAGCAATGCCGACGGGCGCCATCCCGGCCGGCCGCAGCGCATCGACGCCGGCTCGCACATGGTGGTGGATGCCATGCCGGCGCTGGCGGCGGGCGCCTTCACCGTCTTCGCCATGGTCTGGCCGACCCTGCCGCAGCGACCCGACCAGACCCTGTTGGCACAATGGGACCCGGCGGCGCGCCGCGGCCTCATCGTCGCCGTCACCGACGGCGGCCGGCTGGCACTGACCGTCGGCGACGGCTCCGGCGCGGTGCAGACCGTGACCGTGGATGCGCCGATGCTGGTGCGGCAATGGTATGCGTTCGCCATTGCCTTCGATCCCGCGACGCGGCGCGTCAGGCTCGACCAGCGCCCGCTGCAGCCCTATGCCCAGGTGCAGCACCACGGCCGCTTCGAGGGCGTGCTCGACCTCGCGCCGGCACCGGTCGGGACGCCGCTCCTCCTCGCCGGCTGCCCCGAGGCGGACGGCAGCGTCGGCGGCCATTTCGACGGCAAGATCGACGGGCCGATGATCCTCGCCGGTGTCCATGCCCCGGAGCGCCACGACGCGCTGCTGCGTCCGCGCCCGCCGGCGGAGCTTGCGGAGGCGATCATCGCCCGCTGGGATTTCTCGCGCGAGATCGGCACGACCACCGCCGTCGACATCGGCCCCTCGCGCCGGCACGGCCGGCTCGAGCACCTGCCGACCCGCGCCATGAAGGGCTGGAACTGGACCGGCGAGGAGCATGACTGGCGCCGGAAGCCCGAGCATTACGGCGCCATCCATTTCCATCATGACGACGTCTACGACGCGGGCTGGGAGACCTCGGTCAGCCTCACCGTGCCGGAGGGCCTGAAGAGCGGGGCCTATGCCCTGCATGTCCGCTGCGGGGAGAGCGACGAGACCGCGACGCGCGAGGACTATCTCGCCTTCTTCGTCCGTCCGCCGCGCGAGCGCGGCACGGCGCGGCCGAAGGTGGCCTTCCTGGCGCCGACCGCCTCCTACATCGCCTATGCCAACCATGGCGAGCACATCACCGCCCGCGGCGCCGAGCTGCAGATGAACCGGCTGCTGCCCTTCGGCCATGCCGATCTCTATCTCTACGAGCATCCCGAGCTCGGCGGCTCGCTCTACGACTGCCATGCCGACGGCTCGGGCGTCGCCTATTCCAGCCGGCTCCGGCCGGTGCTGAACTTTTCGGCGCGCTACCATTCCTGGCTCGGCGGCCACGGCTCGGCGCTCTACCAGTACAATGCCGACACGCATCTGTTCGACTGGCTCGACCACCAGGGCGTCGACTACGACGTCATCACCGACGAGGACCTGCACCAGGAGGGCTACGAGCTGATCCGCGACTACCGCGTCATCCTCACCGGCACCCATCCCGAATATCATTCGACGCCGATGTGGGACGCGATGAAGGCCTGGATCGATCGCGGCGGCCGGCTGATGTACATGGGCGGCAACGGCTGGTACTGGCGCATCGCCTTCCACGATACGCTGCCCGGCGTGATCGAGCTGCGCCGGGCCGAGGACGGCATCCGCACCTGGATCGCCGAGCCCGGCGAATATTTCCAGGGCTTCAACGGCGAATATGGCGGGCTGTGGCGGCGCATCGGCCGGGCGCCGAACGTGATCTGCGGGGTCGGCTTCATTGCGCAGGGCTTCGACGTCTCCTCCTTCTACCGGCGGGCGCCGGATGCGGACAATCCGCGCGCGGCCTTCATCTTCGAGGGCGTGCCGGACGAGATCATCGGCGATTTCGGCCTGATCGGCGGCGGCGCCGCCGGCATCGAGCTCGACTGCATCACCACGGCGCTGGGCTCGCCGCCCAACATGCTGCGCCTGGCCTCCTCCGACGAGCATTCGCCGATGATGATGCTGGTCAACGAGGAGTTCGGCGTGGTGCCGCCCAATCTCGGCGGCGACGTCAACGCCAGGGTCAAGGCCGACATGGCCTTCGGCGAGACCCCGTCCGGCGGCGCGCTGTTCTGCACATCCTCGATCGCCTGGTGCGGGTCGCTGTCGCACAACGGCTATGAGAACAACGTGTCGAAGATCACGGTGAACGTGCTGAGGCGGTTCCTGGACCCGACGCCGTTCGCGGTGGGGTGA
- a CDS encoding helix-turn-helix transcriptional regulator, which produces MTDVFRASGPIDRPRLTALAGALGQCRLALVHAPAGCGKTTLLSQWRAALMGSGVRVAWLSIGEDEHDPISLAAHLIPEIQLACGLEPSAGAAFPGEEAFAHLGDLADQACRAGPLAVMVDDYHLAREPAARRSVEALLAGRTPGLTVVLASRRRPDLPLGRLRANGELIELSDKELRFSETEMQRFFRSVGGAPLTEAQNQFVQERTEGWAAGLRLMALALDRSFERDLILAGTPGSRSDFADYFLEEVIEGLEPALLRFLLQVSILETMQAELCAAVTGEAAAGQLLQRLERDHLFTTSLPGQEGWYRFHHLFLEFLRARLLAGPDDGIPELHRRAAEWFVGAGRPMEAVRHAFLARRPEWAAELIERYCVFDYLSYGRFDVYYRWMRELPEAVLASRPLLSFLLTWRYINGRRFAQAGEVLAGIERACAEPGSAAAAIAARTGLDIEGRLHLMRALVGAYSADLETCRRHIAAIGRPLDHLAFGQVDLDSIHSYLAYHLGDLEAAQRLTWKAHRRYEEIECHWGRIHSLCISAMASMAGGALDEARAVLEQAVETGVAVFSQSSYMVALPCGLLGALLHQTGAVEEAERFLLQAVGGELPSGSFGLAERIVVPAIALARLYDASGRTDQADALLVRASRLAYQAEDIRLDFQLAVERADRAIRLRRFRDVAAELARVEAQVEALAARFPPECWAVWQPHAVLEARRLALAGRRREAAARLSELGAAAARQQRYGHAAMIEALAGEILAAAEPAPLPRPPAARLPQTLAAIGRRPGHARFGLTERERAVLDCLGDGLTNAEIGERLEINVNTVKTHLKSVYSKLDARNRAHAALLAQELREGMA; this is translated from the coding sequence ATGACCGACGTGTTCCGGGCCTCGGGGCCGATCGACCGCCCGCGCCTCACCGCCCTCGCCGGGGCGCTGGGCCAGTGCCGGCTGGCGCTGGTGCATGCGCCGGCGGGCTGCGGCAAGACCACGCTGCTGTCGCAATGGCGGGCGGCGCTGATGGGCTCGGGCGTGCGCGTCGCCTGGCTCTCGATCGGCGAGGACGAGCACGACCCGATCAGCCTCGCCGCCCATCTCATCCCGGAGATCCAGCTGGCGTGCGGGCTGGAGCCCTCCGCCGGCGCCGCCTTCCCCGGCGAGGAGGCCTTCGCCCATCTCGGCGACCTCGCCGACCAGGCCTGCCGGGCCGGGCCGCTGGCCGTCATGGTCGACGACTATCATCTCGCCCGCGAGCCGGCGGCGCGGCGCTCGGTGGAGGCCCTGCTCGCGGGCCGCACGCCCGGCCTCACCGTGGTGCTGGCGAGCCGCCGGCGCCCCGACCTGCCGCTCGGCCGGCTGCGCGCCAATGGCGAGCTGATCGAGCTCTCCGACAAGGAGCTGCGCTTCAGCGAGACCGAGATGCAGCGCTTCTTCCGCTCGGTCGGCGGGGCACCGTTGACCGAGGCGCAGAACCAGTTCGTGCAGGAGCGCACCGAGGGCTGGGCCGCGGGCCTGCGGCTGATGGCGCTCGCTCTCGACCGCTCCTTCGAGCGCGACCTGATCCTGGCCGGCACGCCCGGCAGCCGCAGCGACTTCGCCGATTACTTCCTGGAGGAGGTGATCGAGGGCCTGGAGCCCGCGCTGCTGCGCTTCCTGCTGCAGGTCTCGATCCTGGAGACCATGCAGGCCGAGCTCTGTGCCGCGGTCACCGGCGAGGCCGCCGCCGGCCAGCTGCTGCAGCGGCTGGAGCGCGACCATCTCTTCACCACCAGCCTGCCCGGCCAGGAGGGCTGGTACCGCTTCCACCACCTGTTCCTGGAATTTTTGCGGGCGCGGCTGCTCGCCGGGCCGGACGACGGCATCCCCGAGCTGCACCGGCGCGCCGCCGAATGGTTCGTCGGCGCCGGCCGGCCGATGGAGGCGGTGCGCCACGCCTTCCTCGCCCGCCGGCCGGAATGGGCGGCCGAGCTGATCGAGCGCTACTGCGTGTTCGACTATCTCAGCTATGGGCGTTTCGACGTCTACTACCGCTGGATGCGTGAATTGCCCGAGGCGGTGCTGGCCTCGCGGCCGCTGCTCTCCTTCCTCCTGACCTGGCGCTACATCAACGGCCGGCGCTTCGCCCAGGCCGGCGAGGTGCTGGCCGGCATCGAGCGGGCCTGCGCCGAGCCCGGCAGCGCCGCCGCCGCCATCGCCGCCCGCACCGGCCTCGACATCGAGGGGCGCCTGCACCTGATGCGCGCCCTGGTCGGGGCCTACAGCGCCGACCTCGAGACCTGCCGGCGCCATATCGCCGCGATCGGCCGGCCGCTCGACCACCTCGCCTTCGGCCAGGTCGACCTCGATTCGATCCACAGCTACCTCGCCTATCACCTCGGCGACCTCGAGGCGGCGCAGCGCCTGACCTGGAAGGCGCATCGGCGCTACGAGGAGATCGAGTGCCATTGGGGCCGGATCCATTCGCTGTGCATCTCGGCCATGGCGTCGATGGCCGGCGGCGCGCTCGACGAGGCCCGCGCCGTGCTGGAGCAGGCGGTCGAGACCGGCGTCGCGGTGTTCTCGCAGAGCTCCTACATGGTGGCGCTGCCCTGCGGCCTGCTCGGCGCCCTGCTCCACCAGACCGGCGCCGTCGAGGAGGCGGAGCGCTTCCTGCTGCAGGCGGTGGGCGGCGAATTGCCCTCCGGCAGCTTCGGCCTGGCCGAGCGCATCGTCGTGCCGGCGATCGCGCTCGCCCGCCTCTATGACGCCAGCGGGCGCACCGACCAGGCCGACGCCCTGCTGGTGCGCGCCAGCCGCCTCGCCTACCAGGCCGAGGACATCCGCCTGGATTTCCAGCTTGCCGTGGAGCGCGCCGACCGCGCCATCCGCCTCAGGCGCTTCCGCGACGTCGCCGCCGAGCTCGCCCGGGTCGAGGCGCAGGTCGAGGCGCTGGCGGCGCGCTTCCCGCCGGAGTGCTGGGCGGTCTGGCAGCCGCACGCCGTGCTCGAGGCGCGGCGGCTGGCGCTCGCCGGCCGGCGGCGCGAGGCGGCCGCGCGCCTTTCAGAGCTCGGCGCGGCGGCGGCACGCCAGCAGCGCTACGGCCACGCCGCCATGATCGAGGCCCTCGCCGGAGAGATCCTCGCCGCCGCCGAGCCGGCGCCGCTGCCGCGGCCGCCGGCCGCCCGCCTGCCCCAGACCCTCGCCGCCATCGGCCGCAGGCCCGGCCATGCCCGCTTCGGCCTGACCGAGCGCGAGCGCGCCGTGCTCGACTGCCTCGGCGACGGCCTGACCAATGCCGAGATCGGCGAGCGGCTGGAGATCAACGTCAACACGGTGAAGACCCACCTGAAATCCGTCTACAGCAAGCTCGACGCCCGCAACCGCGCCCACGCCGCCCTGCTGGCCCAGGAGCTGCGCGAGGGGATGGCGTGA
- a CDS encoding amidase — MQIGEYASHDALGLAALVARREVHPAELLDAALAAVDLVDGSLNAVVATFAEEARRHIAEGLPEGPFRGVPFLLKDLTAHYAGQPTGSGWPPRLTYAARRDTTLVARYKAAGLSIFGKTAVPELAMNWSTESSAHGATRNPWDLARTAGTSSGGSAAAVAAGIVPMAHGNDGGGSIRVPASCCGVFGLKPSRGRNPVGPAGDLWQGMLVEHALTRSVRDSAALLDATAGPEPGQFFNSPAGGPFLPEVGRDPGRLRVAVSTKAPYGAPTHPDCIAAVAETVMLLESLGHACEPAEIDLPETGWYDFETFILAEYAAEMRAEAGLLGRPVREEDFPPTLWHMIQAGERISAVELNLALSGVHRVAQAVASLFGRYDVILSPTLAQPPVPLGSFSLAASPAEHFAAYLAWMPFTHVFNVSGSPAMSVPLVWNEAGLPIGVQFAAAPQAEATLLRLAGQLEQARPWAGKRPPVSVAKAGGAA; from the coding sequence GTGCAGATCGGTGAATACGCCTCCCATGACGCCCTGGGCCTGGCCGCGCTGGTGGCGCGGCGCGAGGTCCATCCGGCAGAACTGCTGGATGCCGCCCTGGCGGCGGTCGACCTGGTGGACGGCTCGCTCAACGCCGTGGTCGCCACCTTCGCCGAGGAGGCGCGCCGCCACATTGCCGAGGGCCTGCCGGAGGGCCCGTTCCGCGGCGTGCCTTTCCTCCTCAAGGACCTGACGGCCCATTATGCCGGCCAGCCGACGGGCTCGGGGTGGCCGCCGCGCCTGACCTACGCGGCGCGGCGCGACACCACGCTGGTGGCGCGCTACAAGGCCGCCGGCCTGTCGATCTTCGGCAAGACGGCCGTGCCGGAGCTGGCGATGAACTGGAGCACGGAATCCTCCGCTCATGGCGCGACGCGCAACCCCTGGGACCTCGCCCGCACCGCCGGCACGTCGAGCGGCGGCTCGGCCGCGGCGGTGGCGGCCGGCATCGTGCCGATGGCGCACGGCAATGACGGCGGCGGCTCGATCCGCGTGCCCGCCTCCTGCTGCGGCGTCTTCGGCCTGAAGCCCTCGCGCGGGCGCAACCCGGTCGGCCCGGCCGGGGACCTCTGGCAGGGCATGCTGGTGGAGCACGCCCTGACCCGCTCGGTGCGCGACAGCGCCGCCCTGCTCGACGCCACTGCCGGGCCCGAGCCGGGCCAGTTCTTCAACAGCCCGGCCGGCGGCCCGTTCCTGCCCGAGGTCGGGCGCGATCCCGGCCGGCTGCGCGTCGCGGTGTCGACGAAGGCCCCCTACGGCGCGCCGACCCATCCCGACTGCATCGCCGCCGTGGCCGAGACGGTGATGCTGCTGGAGAGCCTCGGCCATGCCTGCGAACCGGCCGAGATCGACCTGCCGGAGACCGGCTGGTACGATTTCGAGACCTTCATCCTGGCCGAATATGCGGCGGAGATGCGGGCCGAGGCCGGCCTGCTCGGCCGTCCGGTGCGCGAAGAGGACTTTCCGCCGACGCTCTGGCACATGATCCAGGCCGGGGAGCGCATCAGCGCGGTGGAGCTCAACCTCGCCCTATCCGGCGTGCACCGGGTGGCGCAGGCGGTGGCCTCGCTGTTCGGGCGCTACGACGTGATCCTGTCGCCGACCCTGGCGCAGCCGCCGGTGCCGCTCGGCAGCTTCAGCCTCGCCGCTTCCCCGGCCGAGCACTTCGCCGCCTATCTCGCCTGGATGCCGTTCACCCACGTCTTCAACGTCAGCGGCTCGCCGGCCATGTCGGTGCCGCTGGTCTGGAATGAGGCCGGCCTGCCGATCGGCGTGCAGTTCGCCGCCGCCCCCCAGGCCGAGGCGACGCTGCTGCGCCTGGCGGGCCAGCTCGAGCAGGCGCGGCCCTGGGCCGGCAAGCGGCCGCCGGTCTCGGTGGCGAAGGCGGGAGGGGCGGCGTGA
- a CDS encoding ABC transporter substrate-binding protein — MQTSSVTKAAIGLAALLAVAAPGIAQAQKLVVARSVDADSLDPQKTSNTQSLQVTNLIYDTLLTMAKDGSVHPGVAQSWSVSADGKSYGFVIRDGLKCHDGTPFDAAAAKFSIDRALDAKTGNPNKSGFGPITGTAVSGSTLTLTLSEPFGPLPSFLTGIQSSLVCPSAVSGDSFKPIGTGPFKVVGWTRNDRISLAANEDYKNVNPMVANPGAPHVKALEIAVIPEAVARMAALRSGEVQMAEPSLEEAADLGKDPAFKVYEANLSGQQAFVAFTWKIKPLDNPDVRRAIAMALNRDAYAEIGFNGLVKIGECPQAPNLFASDQALCAGWGVKYDPDAAKALLAKAGYGPEHPLKVTLAVHKLPGWDQMHQIMQQDLAAIGVEAEIDTREVAAFFDHMKGENQRTDGKPVVWTMGFSGVDPDYLSLVWKRPGFVNMGVNAELDAMLDEQRRLSGDARAEKLHAIDKYLLENTYAVPLVSPGWGWLMASSAKVEGFQLGYMVSMLFNDVTVK, encoded by the coding sequence ATGCAGACATCGTCCGTCACCAAGGCCGCGATCGGCCTCGCCGCGCTGCTGGCCGTGGCCGCGCCGGGGATCGCCCAGGCGCAGAAGCTGGTGGTCGCCCGCTCGGTCGACGCCGACAGCCTCGATCCGCAGAAGACCTCCAACACCCAGTCGCTGCAGGTCACCAACCTGATCTACGACACGCTGCTGACCATGGCCAAGGACGGCTCGGTCCATCCGGGCGTCGCCCAGTCCTGGTCGGTGTCGGCGGACGGCAAGAGCTACGGCTTCGTCATCCGCGACGGGCTGAAGTGCCATGACGGCACGCCGTTCGACGCGGCCGCCGCCAAGTTCAGCATCGACCGGGCGCTCGACGCCAAGACCGGCAACCCCAACAAGTCCGGCTTCGGCCCGATCACCGGCACCGCCGTCTCGGGCAGCACGCTGACGCTCACCCTGTCCGAGCCGTTCGGGCCGCTGCCCTCCTTCCTCACCGGCATCCAGTCCTCGCTGGTCTGCCCGTCGGCGGTTTCCGGCGACAGCTTCAAGCCGATCGGCACCGGCCCGTTCAAGGTCGTCGGCTGGACACGCAACGACCGCATCAGCCTCGCCGCCAACGAGGATTACAAGAACGTCAACCCGATGGTCGCCAATCCCGGCGCGCCGCATGTCAAGGCGCTGGAGATCGCCGTCATCCCCGAGGCGGTGGCGCGCATGGCGGCGCTGCGCTCGGGCGAGGTGCAGATGGCCGAACCCTCGCTGGAGGAAGCGGCCGACCTCGGCAAGGACCCGGCGTTCAAGGTGTACGAAGCCAACCTCTCCGGCCAGCAGGCCTTCGTCGCCTTCACCTGGAAGATCAAGCCGCTCGACAATCCCGACGTGCGCCGCGCCATCGCCATGGCGCTCAACCGCGACGCTTATGCCGAGATCGGCTTCAACGGCCTGGTCAAGATCGGCGAGTGCCCGCAGGCGCCGAACCTCTTTGCCAGCGACCAGGCGCTCTGCGCCGGCTGGGGCGTCAAGTACGACCCCGACGCGGCCAAGGCGCTGCTGGCCAAGGCCGGCTACGGGCCCGAGCACCCGCTCAAGGTGACGCTCGCCGTGCACAAGCTGCCGGGCTGGGACCAGATGCACCAGATCATGCAGCAGGACCTCGCCGCCATCGGCGTCGAGGCCGAGATCGACACCCGCGAGGTCGCCGCCTTCTTCGACCACATGAAGGGCGAGAACCAGCGCACCGACGGCAAGCCTGTCGTATGGACCATGGGCTTCTCCGGCGTCGACCCCGACTATCTCTCGCTGGTGTGGAAGCGGCCCGGCTTCGTCAACATGGGCGTCAACGCCGAGCTCGACGCCATGCTCGACGAGCAGCGCCGGCTGAGCGGGGATGCCCGCGCCGAGAAGCTGCACGCCATCGACAAGTACCTGCTCGAGAACACCTACGCCGTGCCGCTGGTGTCGCCGGGCTGGGGCTGGCTGATGGCCTCGTCGGCGAAGGTGGAAGGCTTCCAGCTCGGCTACATGGTGTCGATGCTGTTCAACGACGTGACGGTGAAGTGA
- a CDS encoding SDR family NAD(P)-dependent oxidoreductase, with protein sequence MDALARFSLAGKTAAITGGARGIGYAVAELFAGAGADIALVDLSAETGAAAAERLAGSGQRTAFHQADLREPEAATRAVEAIEAAFGRIHILVNCVGINPNTDALDIPPQEWRDVMDVNVNAQFFAAQAFARHMVRQGGGSIVAIGSNSGFTVDKPQPQSHYNASKAAVHQMVKSLAVELAPRAIRVNAVAPGYTLTEMTKLGLSKREWVEVWEEMTPMRRFADPSEIAHAVLFLASDAASYVTGTILLVDGGYTCW encoded by the coding sequence GGCGCCCGCGGCATCGGCTATGCCGTGGCCGAGCTGTTCGCCGGCGCCGGCGCCGATATCGCGCTGGTCGACCTCAGTGCCGAGACCGGCGCCGCCGCGGCGGAGCGCCTGGCCGGGTCCGGCCAGCGGACGGCGTTCCACCAGGCCGACCTGCGCGAGCCCGAGGCGGCGACGCGGGCGGTCGAGGCGATCGAGGCGGCGTTCGGGCGCATCCACATCCTGGTCAATTGCGTCGGCATCAACCCGAACACCGACGCGCTCGACATCCCGCCGCAGGAATGGCGCGACGTGATGGACGTCAACGTCAACGCCCAGTTCTTCGCGGCGCAGGCCTTCGCCCGCCACATGGTCCGGCAGGGCGGCGGCAGCATCGTCGCGATCGGCTCGAATTCGGGCTTCACGGTCGACAAGCCGCAGCCCCAGTCGCACTACAATGCCAGCAAGGCGGCGGTGCATCAGATGGTGAAGTCGCTGGCGGTCGAGCTGGCGCCGCGCGCCATCCGCGTCAACGCCGTGGCGCCGGGCTACACGCTGACGGAGATGACCAAGCTCGGGCTGAGCAAGCGCGAATGGGTCGAGGTCTGGGAGGAGATGACGCCGATGCGGCGCTTCGCCGACCCTTCCGAGATCGCCCATGCCGTGCTGTTCCTCGCCAGCGACGCGGCGAGCTACGTCACGGGGACGATCCTTCTGGTCGACGGCGGCTACACCTGCTGGTGA